The Pseudanabaena sp. PCC 6802 genomic interval TCCGGTAGATTTAAATGTCACAATCCCCGGTCGTTGAGGATCGCTCTCGTTTAAATGATGGAACACCTTGGCTTGGGCGGAGCGATGGGCGACATTATGTCTTACCATCACTACATCCAGCAAAGGGCTGTGCAACCACTGTTGAGCCAGATCGAGATCGTGGAAGGAAGCACCAATATAGCGAACTACCCCCATCCTTTTCATGCGTTCTGAGACACCAAACATCTGTTCGGCAATGCGATGAAATGTGGTATCCTTTCCTCTCATGCCGGGGACTAAATTCAAACAATCGCTCAATGCAGTACCATCATTACTGCCAATCCAGCCCCAAAAAAATATATCCACGTAATCGAGTCCCAGTTCTTTAAATTGGTCATAAAGTGCGGAAAAGGCAACTTCTGGACTCTTAATGTAAGTTACCGTAGCCAGTACGACTTTTTCTCGTACTGCCGAACCGCGCCCGCACAATTTTCTCAAGCCTTCTGCCATAGAGCTATAAATGAAGTGGTGCAAGTCGCTGGAGTAAAAGAAATAGTTAATACCTCGCTCAAAGGCATAGAGCGTGTCTTCACTTGAAATTCCAG includes:
- a CDS encoding aldo/keto reductase encodes the protein MTKLSTLEAVTSTNAACQHSALDLPFYRSLGRTNLNVSCLGLGGGAGISSEDTLYAFERGINYFFYSSDLHHFIYSSMAEGLRKLCGRGSAVREKVVLATVTYIKSPEVAFSALYDQFKELGLDYVDIFFWGWIGSNDGTALSDCLNLVPGMRGKDTTFHRIAEQMFGVSERMKRMGVVRYIGASFHDLDLAQQWLHSPLLDVVMVRHNVAHRSAQAKVFHHLNESDPQRPGIVTFKSTGSHTGALWYPPDGLPKQCWQPTVPDLYRYSLSQNCVDLCLTGLRNRDEIDAAIAGVQKGKLSTTELSYLDLYGDMHSQKINIERIPLNRLIYTS